Proteins encoded within one genomic window of Diorhabda sublineata isolate icDioSubl1.1 chromosome 1, icDioSubl1.1, whole genome shotgun sequence:
- the LOC130442645 gene encoding transmembrane protein 268 isoform X2 gives MSDPETSKPSDTVTSSTQPSPQNSTNNKSWVKFDEEQGNDNNREPDTPAVINTESVQVNIERSLSRSAEGNNVPVADPKPFRNVELSVTNVEPVRQGFSNGDIIVTLLPVNTKLPWITPAQFRPELVPEELMAQGLTLTVEEYVQALELLVNDVRFSLYNVCYKRVLVLWITIAFIVLLGLLFSGLQGLALFGLGIGWLILNALAIFLSMYLKYKLQRNLEKCLANVNKQLLRHKIVLALDDRGKISCHKVTICFIYLDSAPCIANLQSSIDQIERDHTGGWEQRMDISAQDIIIQGSRTTRLSRKQGQAEQLFLRYLQKWGKDFLRRRLDWTLDERFGNRSCPRHINTCLCPCQYVEDILENKPPRADNQRDCCPLWSRIMIRMGLY, from the exons ATGAGTGACCCAGAAACTTCGAAACCGTCCGATACAGTAACCTCATCAACACAGCCGTCTCCGCAAAACTCCACGAATAACAAAAGTTGGGTAAAATTCGATGAAGAACAGGGAAACGATAATAATCGAGAACCCGATACTCCTGCTGTAATAAATACTGAAAGTGTACAAGTGAATATAGAAAGAAGTCTCAGTAGGTCTGCTGAAGGTAATAACGTACCAGTAGCTGATCCTAAACCATTTAGAAATGTGGAGTTATCAGTTACTAACGTGGAACCAGTCCGACAAGGATTTt CAAATGGTGATATTATAGTGACACTTTTACCCGTTAATACCAAACTTCCGTGGATAACACCAGCACAATTCCGTCCAGAACTAGTGCCCGAGGAACTTATGGCACAAGGTTTAACA CTGACAGTGGAAGAATACGTCCAGGCTTTGGAATTATTGGTAAACGATGTTAGGTTTTCTTTATACAACGTTTGTTATAAAAGAGTTCTCGTCCTTTGGATAACAATAGCTTTTATCGTACTATTAGGTCTGCTTTTTTCGGGTTTGCAAGGACTCGCGCTTTTCGGATTAGGAATAGGATGGTTGATTTTGAACGCTCTGGCTATTTTTCTATCGATGTATTTGAAGTATAAGTTACAGAGGAATCTCGAAAAATGTTTGGCCAACGTGAATAAACAGTTACTAAGACATAAG ATTGTTTTGGCGTTAGATGACAGGGGTAAAATAAGTTGCCACAAAGTGACGATTTGTTTTATCTATTTGGACTCTGCACCTTGCATAGCTAATCTACAAAGTTCAATAGACCAAATCGAAAGAGACCACACGGGAGGATGGGAACAAAGGATGGACATAAGCGCGCAGGATATCATTATTCAAGGTAGTAGGACAACGAGATTGTCCAGAAAACAG GGACAAGCCGAACAactttttcttcgatatttacAAAAGTGGGGAAAGGACTTTTTGCGCAGGCGATTAGATTGGACGTTGGACGAAAGGTTTGGTAATAGATCCTGTCCGAGACATATTAATACCTGTCTATGTCCATGTCAATACGTTGAAGACATTTTGGAGAACAAACCTCCAAGGGCAGATAATCAAAGAGATTGCTGCCCTTTGTGGTCGAGAATTATGATACGCATGGGCCTTTACTga
- the LOC130442645 gene encoding transmembrane protein 268 isoform X3: MSDPETSKPSDTVTSSTQPSPQNSTNNKSWVKFDEEQGNDNNREPDTPAVINTESVQVNIERSLSRSAEGNNVPVADPKPFRNVELSVTNVEPVRQGFSNGDIIVTLLPVNTKLPWITPAQFRPELVPEELMAQGLTLTVEEYVQALELLVNDVRFSLYNVCYKRVLVLWITIAFIVLLGLLFSGLQGLALFGLGIGWLILNALAIFLSMYLKYKLQRNLEKCLANVNKQLLRHKIVLALDDRGKISCHKVTICFIYLDSAPCIANLQSSIDQIERDHTGGWEQRMDISAQDIIIQGSRTTRLSRKQGQAEQLFLRYLQKWGKDFLRRRLDWTLDERKEQLYYIYVI; encoded by the exons ATGAGTGACCCAGAAACTTCGAAACCGTCCGATACAGTAACCTCATCAACACAGCCGTCTCCGCAAAACTCCACGAATAACAAAAGTTGGGTAAAATTCGATGAAGAACAGGGAAACGATAATAATCGAGAACCCGATACTCCTGCTGTAATAAATACTGAAAGTGTACAAGTGAATATAGAAAGAAGTCTCAGTAGGTCTGCTGAAGGTAATAACGTACCAGTAGCTGATCCTAAACCATTTAGAAATGTGGAGTTATCAGTTACTAACGTGGAACCAGTCCGACAAGGATTTt CAAATGGTGATATTATAGTGACACTTTTACCCGTTAATACCAAACTTCCGTGGATAACACCAGCACAATTCCGTCCAGAACTAGTGCCCGAGGAACTTATGGCACAAGGTTTAACA CTGACAGTGGAAGAATACGTCCAGGCTTTGGAATTATTGGTAAACGATGTTAGGTTTTCTTTATACAACGTTTGTTATAAAAGAGTTCTCGTCCTTTGGATAACAATAGCTTTTATCGTACTATTAGGTCTGCTTTTTTCGGGTTTGCAAGGACTCGCGCTTTTCGGATTAGGAATAGGATGGTTGATTTTGAACGCTCTGGCTATTTTTCTATCGATGTATTTGAAGTATAAGTTACAGAGGAATCTCGAAAAATGTTTGGCCAACGTGAATAAACAGTTACTAAGACATAAG ATTGTTTTGGCGTTAGATGACAGGGGTAAAATAAGTTGCCACAAAGTGACGATTTGTTTTATCTATTTGGACTCTGCACCTTGCATAGCTAATCTACAAAGTTCAATAGACCAAATCGAAAGAGACCACACGGGAGGATGGGAACAAAGGATGGACATAAGCGCGCAGGATATCATTATTCAAGGTAGTAGGACAACGAGATTGTCCAGAAAACAG GGACAAGCCGAACAactttttcttcgatatttacAAAAGTGGGGAAAGGACTTTTTGCGCAGGCGATTAGATTGGACGTTGGACGAAAG